The sequence aggagggtctggctagtccacacagcattcagcagtgggagaaaaacctgctctggtttattggcatttctttaaaccaatcacaatagtcaTGGCCGGTGCTaagcaacggtgcctctgccaatagtctcagattggacagatagtctagctagctgtctggatttaccctgcagagatctgaggaccaggtaaccatagtcctcagattggacagatagtctagctagctgtctggatttaccctgcagagatctgaggaccaggtaaccatagtcctcagattggacagatagtctagctagctgtctggatttaccctgcagagatctgaggaccaggtaaccatagtcctcagaaatcagccgccgGTTAAACCGCCGACatgaagaaagaggaaggggacagACCTCGGTGAAAAGTGGGAcaatccggcagaatttccggcggcactgGATAAATCCTGGAAGTAGaacatcaaggatatagacAAAGGAGCATGCCAAACCAACAGGCCATAACCCTATTCCCAAAATTCAAGTTAGCCAATCCGAAGCATGAGAAATACCCCTTCAGAGACCCTTTGGACGCCTCTAAAAGAGAAACTGTATAATTGTGTTTCAACATGTAAAACGTCCTGTCCTATCTTAGACACGTCTGCCTTAGCACGACCTGTCGCCCTGATTTGTGACGCCTAACAGATAACAGCACACACTCTGATGTTACAAGCCAAAGACTCAGACTTCCAATCTACACGTCAACCCTGAAAACTGAGTTTCTGAACATGTTCACCCTGGCAGGAGTTTTCCAAAGGATCCGTTTTCAGTGACCTGAATCCCAGTTTGCATGTGGAGGAAAGGCCAAAACCCGTTTTAAAAAATAGCCGTGTACATGTGGGCTGGGCCCAAATTTTGGAAGTCGAGAGTGACTCCATTTTTTGCAAAGACGTTTGTCAACACACTCACGTAAGACCAAGGAGATCATTTATTTGATTTCTGTGTGAGTGCGTGTACTTGACAAGTCTCTGTGGTCAGGCTGCCGCTGCTTGAGACTGTGATGTTGCGGTAGCATCCTAGAAACACAAGAATGGGACAGCTGGTGTCTGTGCAAACACATGACGTGCTGGATGCAGGGCTTTTTAAGTTCAGTGCTCGGTCATGCATGAGTCTTCCTCCATAAATATACTAATATTACATGTTTTTACAGGTTGttcatttgttgtttatttcgTGTTGGACAAGGTTGCTGTTAAAGATGCACTTGGCGTTTTAGTacagacagatttaaaaaatcaaaagccGGCCGTTATAGCCTGACTTTTAGTCCCTAGAGTGGGTCATAAAAAcaggatcctacatttcccataatgcaactggACGGTGTCCTTTATTTGACCCTGGCTACTTGCTAAATCCTCAGTTTGTAACTGTATGTcttctgatgacatcatcaggatGTTTTTCAATTTAAGAAAGTACTCCTCAAGACAAGTGGACTGAACTTCATGTGTAAAACCGAATGGAGTGTCCCTTTAATAAATGTCTACTCTGTAAGCAGCTGGAATATTATCTTTTGTGACAAGATAAGTTATTAGCTAATACAGAGTGGGTCCATATGCTAGTAACAACAGCTACTTGTTCTACAGTTCATGCAGCTGACGTCAGAACTGTCTTGTTCAGGGTTACCACATGGCTTGAAAGTGATCTGTCAGTCTTTGAAAAAGTCTTAAGAGATTCGGGAAGTTATTTGAGGGAACCCATAGCACTTTAGGGTTTGGAAATTGTTCTTCATACTGACAAGAACCCAAGGTCTTGATTGTATCCGTTTCTGACTATGTCGCAACCCCAAAGTTTGTATACGTGAATATCACCAAAGAAGATGCCAAAAAAGTcctttaaaggtcctatgaaaTGGTATCAGTGCTTCCTTAATGTGCTGTATTACCTGCATGGTCAGTCAGTGGGCTTAATGCGGAGTCAACAGAAGTTCGATTTGATAAAAGCAGACATTTGTAGCGATTTTTATCAAGTGGAGTTTTTCAGTGACGCCCACTGGGCAAGAGCTCACCACCGGCAACTTTCCGGGAAGCtcaagtgtccatttcattaaatctttaaatgtGAAGCCCAAGTGGTTGTGGGAGCCCTGGTTTTAAATGGGAAAGTCACTGTTTTCACTGCCGCTCACAGGTATCACCTGTAGCTCATTGGCAGTGGCTCATTTTCCTCATGAATACATGCAGATGCTCTTTTTAAGCAAGACTAGTGTACGTAGGGATGTAGATGAAATACCCACGTCATTGCCCTTTCCTAATGAAACTGCGTCAGTATTGAATAAATGAGGGGTGCCTTTTTGCACTTTGCCCAACAGTCCTGCTGTTTGGCTCTGTGCGAGCTGCCCTGCTCAATCTGTGGCTAAACGCCTGATCCTGCCTCTTCACAGAGCATTGTGCGCGTGGTGTTTCACGACCGGCGACTGCAGTACATGGAGCACCAGCAGctggaggggtggaggtggagcaGACCTGGAGACCGGATCCTGGATATAGGTGAGTTGGCTGTATGGATGTGAATCGGCTGACACATCAAAGCTCACTGATCAGGGTCACTGGTATCCCCAGTTTTGATGATGTGTATTAATAAAAGGAATGGTTATCAATGGCCCTTGAGCACGGCATTAATCCTGCATTCTCTAAATAGtttaatttgggtttctttGAGTTTTGGCTTTTGGATTTCATTTGcgttagttgtgtgtgtgtgtgtgttggctagCTTTAGTTTGGTATTAGTGTCGGGTATAATATCTACCCAGCCACCATGTTTAATGTCCTTTAGTGTCCCTTATGAAACAGTTACATGTTGACGGGAGTTGATGGAAATATTATAGTTAAAAAGCTAAAACTGATACAAGTTACGTTcattttgtgttcattttgtgtTCATTTGGTTCGTTTTTTTAACCTGGCAATATAGTTTCAGTGTGGCTTCAATTTTCCGAAACCAATGTTTCTTGAAGGTCTTAATTTCAGTTTTAGTCTTTCTGTTTATCAAGATGAGATCCAGACTCAGTTGTAGGATTCTAAGAGTAATGCTGTTCTGAAGCATCTATCCTGGAAATGcacttccgttgatccagactcgAAGAACACAGATAAAACAGCACAGATAGAAATCATCAATGTGAAATAAACAGTGTGTTCAGTTAGGACCCCATCGCTTATAGCAAAAAGCTAggtttttatgaaaatgtgtttttcggTGCTTTATAGTAACCGTAAAGTGCCTGACTTACTGTTTGCAGATGTCCCATTGTCAGTGGGGCTAGTGGAGCCCCATTCACACCCTCTGCATCTCAACACCATCGAGTTCCTCTGGGATCCTGTCAAGAACGCTTCTGTTTTCATCCAGGTACAGCTGACCGCTCCATTCTGGTCACGCGTCTGGGGGAGTCTTTAACGTCTACATCACATTAAACCTATGGTCATCAAACCCCACCTTGGTCATGTTTTCTCAGGTCAACTGCATCAGCACCGAGTTCACCCCCAGGAAGCACGGCGGGGAGAAAGGAGTGCCCTTCCGTATCCAGGTGGACACATTCACCACCAATGAGCACGGGGAATACATGGAACATGTCCATTCATCCAGCTGCCAGGTCAAAGTCTTCAAGGTATGAGTACTACTTGCCTGCCTATCCTCATCAAACGTGTGTAAAGTTATGCTCTACTTTAATAATCATCACATTATACTATGATCACAATACCAAAACCACATTCAATACATCCCAGCAACAATGTCAATAGAGACATAACAACATTCAAAACTCAACACttcacattgttttaattccaCTCGTGGACACAGACATATTTCATTATTAAACCACAAATTATTGGCTATATCACAATACAGTTCCATGATTGGAAAGGAAACAAAATCTTATTTCCCCAGCCCCTTTCTCAGATAATACAACACGCAGAAATAGATAGACTGTTGATCAGTGGATTTTACATAGACTAGAGAAAGACCcaaaaattagatttaaaaGCCAGAAaccacagactgaaatatccaTTTGCTTTAACGCTGTATTTGCATTGAAGTTCCTTCCGTGATCCTTATTTTCGGAACTAAAATGAAACACAGGACCTGGTTTAAATTATTCACAGAATGCCGAGATAAACACATATGCACATGACATACAAAAAAACCAAATGCAATTctgtgtttttgatattttatataacCACTTCTAATGTagatgtgatttttgttgttgttgggaaGCCTAAAGGAGCTGATCGCAAACTGAAGACGGACAGGGAGAAGATTGCTAAAAAGGCCCCGCAGGACCGAGAGAGGTACCAGCCGTCCCAGGACAACACGCTGCTGAGAGAGGTGCGTAGAGGACCtctgtttgctgtttttctgtcagTAGCACTGGACGGGTGTAAGTGCATTGATCCCACAGCGGTAAACTCCTGTGTGGTATTTATCTGATCTCATGAGCGCTCAAGCCATGCCGACGTTTTATTGCTGTCCCAGTGTTTTCCTCCTCTCACGTTACACTTTAAACCAGCCCGTCACTACATGTTAATATGTTGCTTCGCTCCTTTTGGAGTGTGCTCCTTCGGTGCTGAGCCTTGTCAATGATTGGACGACCCATGGTGCATCACTTTAGTGTCTTTGAACATCACGTGACTTGGCACTTTCAGTTAACTCTTGTGTTAATCTGGTTTGTCATTCATCTGGATAGAAAACTAACGAAGCTAGGAACCTTTAAATAAGAGATCACTGAACACCAGTGCTGAAAGAAGTACTTCTATCCTTTACTGAATACTACAAGTAATACAGGAACGTCTGTAAAAAAGGATTCCAGGTACTTATTATGTTAGCTTGACCTCTTTCAGAGCGCTGAGAGGGTTTACTATTTATATACTGTTGGTTGGTTTTGTCCATAGATCATGTTCTGTAAAATTGGTAATTTGTTTTGCATGCACAATCTGTATTAGTCACATAGAGTAAAAAGTTTAACGTTTCTCGCTATAAAGCGGTATAAAATGGAACCACTGAACTTAGGTGAAACGAATAGACATAGTTCTCAGGGAGAAGTACATTTTTTATCTCAGAACAAATTTCATATTTCTCTATTATTGTCTTCTGATGAACGAAAAGATGTTCGATTATAGTAGCTCCAAACTGATCCCAAATGATCAATGCTTTGTCTTTGgcattgtttttattcttttatattCTGAGCTTCTGCTTGTACCCCTGTGTGTACGGTACTGTGTGTACATTACTGTACACACAGTACTGTACACACAGTACTGTACCCTGCATCTCAAAAacttgtcctctgtctctgtgaaaCTGTAGTTCTTGTTCTTAGTTGATATGAACCTGCAACCAGTCCAAATCTATTGAGCAGCCAGTACTGTAACAAAGTGAAAGCCCAATGTTCAGGGCCATACAATGAGTTCATTGTACAGTATACAGCCCACACTGCACTGTACTACAGTATACTACTAAAAAGGACACGAATCAAAGAAGTAAACATGTGATcaatgtgcttcttcttgtCTTTGAGCTGGGTCAGGCACTTTGTCCACATCACGAGCAACATTCCCCCTCCTGAGGCAACCTGTTTGCTCTCTGAACCGGCCTTTATTGGTTGTGTCACAACATTTGAAACAAGTAAAATCAATTTTGAGTGGTTGTGTTCAATCAATGCCACGTGTTCTCTATTTGCATTTGATTGTTGCCACTTGTGTTTACCGGTATGGATGACAATGTGCATTAGAGTACACAATGTGTTTGGAGAGATCTGCTGCTTGGGTTTTACCATGTGAAATGCTTTAAGGCAGAGATCTTCAGGGGGTCCTAGGGGGTCCTTAGAGTTAGTGAAGGGGGGGCtgctaaattattttaaaggaatATGTCTTGGAAATATgtcttcaaaaaataaaaatgtctgaaaacatATTATTTGAATCCAACATATCAATAGCAAagatattttcacatttaagacaaagataaattggcctatttttgaaaaacatgtttacatattgAAAATAAGCTTACTATATAAGGTAGCAACTATGGTAGGTATACAGTTAAGCTTAAAGATTCACTGTGccttccacatgtatgtttaacgtTAAAACATGAAGTATAAataatttccatttatttttatccATTGGGCCAAGTTTAATCTGCAACTCAATTGTACACAATGTATTCTGTAGGGGGTCCCTACTCTGTCTCGttttcagctaaggggtcccTGGTCTAAAAAAGGTTGAAGATCCCTGGTTTAAGGTATTGACAACAGACTGCACAATTAGCTAAATGAATCCAGAGAGCTTTGTTCAGCAAACGggttttttagtgttttagcaattgagaaaaactgtaatccTTGTAGGTTTCGTCATTTGATCATTTTATCTGTTGTTATAAAAATACTGATAAGTGCAGCTTTAATAGGGTTTCCATAATGTTTAGTTTTAGAAATGTCACTCATGTAGTCTCTGTGCTAAGATATGTCAGAATCATAATCCAAAAAGCGCGTTTTTCTCTAGTGTTCCCCTTGGCCCGATGCCCTGACTGTCAccagccacagcagcagcagcagcactccATCACCAGTTTACCACGGCTCAACTTCCTGTTCTTTCCCCGATGGGTGAGTCAGCATTTGGCATCGACCTAATTCATAGAGCTCTGTAGGAAAACTGTAGGTTAATGTCCAGGTGGACTAAAGGTTACAGAGGCTGTGAAATCTGGAAATGGTCTTTCTAGGCTTGGGGTTGGTCAGTGTACCCGTGGTGTTACACTAACAATGGTAACAGCTCCCTCTATGGGTGCCCACCAGGATGACTCAATTCGTCCTGGGCTGTACGACAGTGGTTGACAAACAAGGGGTATATGACACCCAGTGAGTACCCAGTGGGAACGTGGAAAGATAGCCGAGTAGCTCAACTAACGGCATTTGTAAATTtagaaattatgatttgattCAAAGAATATATTCACATCTTCAGTCAACTGTAACACCTGAACACAAAACACTACACTGTTCAAATTATTAGTGATAAGTActggataaatggttgaaatagTTAAAAGTCACCTTGGTCAAATATTCAGCTTCATGTAGGCTAGTGCTAGCACCATTGCTAGTctcccattgccagaccttcctccacagccccGCACAGAAAGGTcttgctagtccacacagcattctgggatgggtgAACAACATGttctggtttgttggcatttctttaaaccaatcacaatcatcttgggtggtgctaagcaccaCAGTGCTGCTGCTAATGGTCTctaggaaggaagttgttttggtggaacatgtgtatgttcagtagtcgtcaacagaaaactccgattggacagatagtctagctagctctctggatttaccctgcagagatctgaggaccaggtaaccatagtcctccgagtggacagatagtctagctagctgtctggatttaccctgcagagatctgaggaccaggtaaccatagtcctcatgaatccaccagaggttacaacgccaacacagagacagaggacggggacagacatctggctgaaaagaaggacatctggcggaatatGAACAATATCCACCTttataaaggcctaaaattactacttacacttttatgttccctatatctgtcttttattctctgtaaagcgtccttgagtgttagaaaggcgctgttaaataaaatgtattattattattattattataaatagcATTATGAAGGGGTACCAGTTCATCAGACAAAACTGTGTgggcactttgtttttttcagtagaTTGACAGACAGATGTCAACAGGGAAGTACAATCAAAACCCAGAAATGATCGCTCCAAtctcttctttcttcctctgtaCATTTCTGTAGTAATTCTTCTCCAAACCAGCATGGGGAGCTGCTATTGCCCGGCTGCTCTGAGGTACGTTATAGAGAACTTTGATATTCCTTTAGGCCATTATTGGGAGACAGTGGATGCTGTGCTGCTATAATCAATTCAGGggctcttcttctttttgacaTGTAGCACCTTCTGCCGTCGACCCCGCCGCAGGATGCCCAGCAGTGGCTGCACCGACACAGGTTCTCTCCTTTCTCAAGGCTCTTCTGCAGCTTCTCAGGTAAcagggggtaaaaaaaaacaatcattcacCGAATATTTCTGAGCAGGAACGAAGCAGAATAGATCTTCTGCTGTTGTCGCAGGTGCTGATCTGTTGAGGATGAGCAGGGAGGATCTGATCCAGATCTGCGGTCCAGCTGATGGTATTCGCCTCTTCAACACAATGAAAGGAAGGTTAGACATTAAGATACACCTCTATGTGCTCAGCAAATTCAGTTTCATTCGGCTTTCTTACCCAGTCTCACCGCAGCACGTCATAAAGCGATGCTTGTCAGGTACCTTTGGCGCTTGAATCGACGCTTTCGCATTGTATTAAGACTATCTCGGGACTCGCGTCTAGCCCTCCGGCGTCATATTTAGATGGGCCTGCTCTGGATTCTTGGCATCCCTTTTCGACACTCTGAGTCAGGACGTTTAAGTGACATGcggcacaagaacgggacagttaggtttaagGAAGGACTGTAGGTGGAGAACTTTGACAGAAACAGAACCttctctactactactactgtggCGTGTTCTTCTGAGCACCTGTAACACAGTCTCTGCTCACATATTCCAGGTGTATACAGCCCCGTCTCACCATCTATGTGTGTCAGCAGCAGGCCAGGCATCAACCCACCACCAAGCCAGGGGCGG is a genomic window of Etheostoma spectabile isolate EspeVRDwgs_2016 chromosome 11, UIUC_Espe_1.0, whole genome shotgun sequence containing:
- the tfcp2l1 gene encoding transcription factor CP2-like protein 1 — encoded protein: MLFCHSQPESYHQHSASYIRDALAPFLKNEEVRLTAGSGATRTPFQYVLCAASSPAVRQQEESLTYLNQGQSYEIRMLNRKLVEYTDISSKYVKSIVRVVFHDRRLQYMEHQQLEGWRWSRPGDRILDIDVPLSVGLVEPHSHPLHLNTIEFLWDPVKNASVFIQVNCISTEFTPRKHGGEKGVPFRIQVDTFTTNEHGEYMEHVHSSSCQVKVFKPKGADRKLKTDREKIAKKAPQDRERYQPSQDNTLLRECSPWPDALTVTSHSSSSSTPSPVYHGSTSCSFPDGNSSPNQHGELLLPGCSEHLLPSTPPQDAQQWLHRHRFSPFSRLFCSFSGADLLRMSREDLIQICGPADGIRLFNTMKGRCIQPRLTIYVCQQQARHQPTTKPGAGDIYHALYLEELTLLDLSEKIASLYSIPPQQITHIYRQKPIGIHILVSDEMVQNFRDETSFILSIIRDENTNGFHVVLK